The Parambassis ranga chromosome 4, fParRan2.1, whole genome shotgun sequence genome includes the window TGCAATTCACAAAAATCCTACACAACAGAAAAAGGCTGGCAGTATGAAAAGTTTGTAACCTGCATCTAATCAAAGAAAATTATATGTTTGTGGCAAGCTATCATTAAACCTGGCTACAAATGTGCACCCTCATACAAACGTTAGAGAAAATGAACACGCTTTCTCCAGCAATGCTGATGTCAACAGCCTGTGCTAGCACACTGAAGCACACAGTAAGATCCCTGTTGCTGACTACGTGAGTGAAGGGGctgcatgacacacacagaacacattcTGCTGAGCCTCTctgagcacagcagcacagacatacAGCCCAGCAGTTCCAGTAATACGCAGAAGACAGGGATACATATAAGGAACAAAAATAGGAACATGaacaaaaatattaatattagttGTGGCCATTTCAAGCAGCACAAAGTCACTTAAAAACAGGTAAATCATTACCCCATGGTCATTTACAACCAGTGTTCTCACACAGAGCCCCTTTTCAATGCCTAAAATCACTGCTGCCTTGGAAACCTTTGGATTACTCCAAGGACTGCATTCCCCATTTCTCTGCTCCTACTGAGATGTGTGAGAGTTTGCACAGAGGAGTGAGTAGCCAACAGTGGCACGCTAAAAAGGGTTTGCATTAGTAATGAAGCCTGAGCGTGTAGCAGCATGGCCATTAGTTCGTTTGTGAGAAAGTGAAAATGTGCACCATTTTAGGAAAGCAAACATGTACTTGTAATCAAATCTAGTTGTTGCTAAGGATTGATGACTGACTCGTGAGTTCttgtaaaccttttttttttaatgactagCTACAAATATTCCTGTTTCACAGGTGGTAGACAAAAAATAGCATCTTGTTCGACTTGCTCCAGTGCTTTCACGTGTATTCTATTGTACATTTACTCATGTTATCCATTGTGATTCTTCTCTTGTCATTTTTCTGTAGAACAAGATGAATCCCCTGCATAGGGAAGTTTATTACAACATAAGAATTACTACAAAATTACAGCCACTAAAAAGTAACAAATATTGCACCAAAATTGCATCTCTtgttaaacataaacacaatgaAGGTATAATGCACAGAGGGAAGTTTTACTTATTGATGAGGATATTACATAACACTGATTCCTGGACGATCAATAAATCATGAGCACTAAAATCAGTTTCCAATGCTATGAGAGACTCTATCAGGAAAAAGTACCTCAAGTATCAAAGAAAGCACATGATCACATCACACTATCACTAGCACATATGTTGTCAGAATCACTGCCAGCTTTGTGCTGGTAAAAAAAGGACTGATTGAAAATGCCTTTGAAACCTGTGATGTTTAATCTTCTGGTAAAGATCAGAGTTTGTAGTTAAAAAACGTACATTCGGGCAACTATGGACTTTCAACAATTTCTGATTTCACATATTACAAACAAATGTCCAAGGACCAATCAAAAACAGTCTGCAGAACACTGTGGATATTTAGCTGCTCCTGAGTCTGGATAAAGGTGGCACGTTAGCTGGACTGTTAATCCCATTCCACAAACCTTACTGCTCTGCGAATAAACAAATGTATTAGTTGTGGTAATGCAACAGATGCCACCTCTATGTGCGTGTGCTTGAGATCGACATCGAAATgtgattaaacattttaattataaCACTAATTATGGCTAATATGACTGATGATTAATATTTCAAAGGGTTTCTGCTCTATATTTGAACTATGAAGCCTTTATATCTTTCTGGGTTCATATCAGGTGCCTGAAAACTGTAGAATTTACAACAGTTATTGTGGACTAGACAATAAAAATTACCTATAACAAAAGATCTTTGTCAGGAAAAGATTAACCATAGTAGCAACCATTAGCACTCTTGCTTTTTACAGCTAGCTAAATTGCTATTCAACAGCTGGCTAACATAATTGACCTACCAACCcaataaaaagacatttaaataaTCAACTATATCATTTATGTCAAGCACACCAATACTCCCTTAaccttcttcctctgtgttacTTGTAGAATACCACATGCTGTAACAAGATGATTGTGTTAGCAATGTAGCAGAAGTGACTCCTGTCACTGAACACTGGTGACAAACTGGTATTATGCGGCAAAACATGTCAGGACAGTATGATTAACCCGGAATATTGTTCACATATTGTTATGAATGCTATTCGACATTAGTGGTTAGTGATGTGAACGAAGATGGAGATGCAGGAGCAAGCttaccagcacaggagagctacaatgaggcacaccaACAAAACGCGCAGCCTCTTCATTATCTTCCCGCGGGGACCAACATCCTCGCTCTTTTGGTTTTTTTCTAATGTATCGCGGCTTTATAAAACACCGAAGACAATCTTTATGTTGGCTGCTGGCCTGTCCtagttttaaaataacaaacgACTGTCTCGTGGAGGTAAAAATCTACACTTGAAGAGTGTGATGTCTCATTGTGCGGACGAGCTGTCCGCCTCTTTTTCAGCTTCAGTAGCCACTGCTGTTGAGGAGTCGCTCGCTGTTGGTAAGTTCATCCCCCGTTTGACGTTTGACCAATCAGATGACGACTAACAATTTCTCAACCAATCACGAGAGAGGCAGCAACACTGTGTTTGATaaaacgcccccccccccccaagattGAGGATGAGTTGGTAGCTCTGGAACAGGACGCGTCACCTATTCTTGATAAGCAATCACTAAAACCACGCAATGTTTAAAAGTGTTGCGCAATTGACTGGTGAAATAATTACTGTCGCAGCGTCGTTTTTTGTCAAGGCAATTTAGTTCACATTTATTTAAGTTCACACCACAAAATGAGATGTGTGTCAGCTGCTGGAAAGAAAATGAACACGGTGTACTCTTTACTACACGTCGcaaaaactgtatttttaaaattttaaatatATGTTAAATTCATGCTCAGGCTCTTATCTACAACATCCGCACATATGTTTCTTTAACGGGATAGAAAGAATTTCTAGTTATTGCAGTTGGTAAGATCAAacaaataattacatttatataGTAAATTTAAAGGCGTAAACTGAGAAAATGGGAAAGAGGTCAAATTCATTTAATGTGTCTACATCCATCTGTTAGCGGTGTCAATGGCAacgaaaagaaaaacatgttaaacACAGGCTTTAGTGCTTCCTGTTTACGccacatgggacaaaaaaactaCGCTCCCCAAAATGCAAATCAATACAGGTCCCTAAAAATGTGCCTGTTATTTGTGCTGCGTAAAATCGGGATCGCACgatgaaaaaaatatacatcCGATTTAATATACATctcatttaataataataataacataccATAGCGAATAAGTCAACAATATTTGAAGGAGTAACTAAAATGCTGCAGTTTTAAACAGGCGGGGTCCTGAAGTGTCGACAGTCTGCAGGCAGAACATTTTAACAGAAGTCAACTTTTGGTGAAGGTAGCTAACTGCGCTGCCGCTTCCTCATTAACATAGCGGGCGGCTGCAGTAACGCCGTGTTTGGCTCTTTTGGATATTTAGGCACGTATGTTTGACTATGGAGCTAGTCCGGGCATTTCTATGTGTCCTGTCCGTATTTATGTCGCTGGTCTCGGAGAGGTTCGTGGTGCTGGCTGCCTTCTCTCAGTCTATGGACAGCGACTTTACGTTCACACTACCTGCCGGGAGAAAGGAATGTTTCTACCAGACCATGAAGAAAGATGCCTCACTGGAGATTGAATATCAGGTCATAAACCTTCAGATTACTTGAATAATCTGGTATAAAACCGAGAGGCTAcctaaacaaacaagcaaaaacTTCATGTCTACTGCGTTCTGTAAAACCCTGCACCCTCCAAAGAGTCGAAGTTGTTAATTAACCCTTTAATAATAGTTATTTTTCGCATGTATTCTACACCTATTGCCACGATCAAATCATCTATAGAGAATGAGCAGGTTATGTGGCTCACACCTTGGGTGTCATATTGTTGGGAACCTGTTTTGCCGGTCAGTGAGCAGGTTACAGCACAATGAATATCTTCCTGATGTGTGTAGAAGATATTAATTATCAGGGTTTTACTATTAGTGAGTTCCTGGGGAAGACATCCCACCAAAAAAGGACAATTAAACTTGCAGTAGTGTAGCATCAACATACATCTGTTTCCTAGTATGACTGCCCCATTTACTTCTGATTTATTTCCACCATCACCAGGTATTAGATGGTGCAGGTCTCGATGTAGACTTCTTCATCTCTTCTCCTTCTGGCCAGTTGCTGTTCAGTGACTACCGCAAGTCAGATGGTGTCCACACGTAAGCAACATAGATCATAAGTGAAAGAGAcactcatgctgtgtgtgcaaGTGTCTGCATGGTCTTTCTCACTGCTTGTTCTCTCTTCCAGCTTAGAAACTGAGGATGGAGACTATATGTTCTGCTTTGATAACACGTTCAGTGCTGTCTCTGAGAAGCTCATCTTCTTTGAGCTCATCTTGGACAACATGGATGGAGATGAAGACCCAGACAACTGGAAGGAGTATGTTCATGGAACAGACATCCTGGACATGAAGCTGGAAGACATCATGGTGagagtgttttcaggcctgTTTTAAATTTgacatgcatgtatgtgtgaggCCTTTTACTCTGAATTGAGACattaaacttcttttttttagtctAAGTTGGTGTGTGAGACTTTGTCCCTTTATTATTTGCCCTTGAGATATTTGTCACACTGCCACATATGCTCACAGGATTGACACGTGACTGAGTGACCCAATAGGCTGCCAACACAAAAAGGCACGCCATCCATCACATGGAGGCACTGTCATAAAACCAGACAATGTCATGAACTCTCACCTATTAGCACATGACGGCACATTGTTTCAGCTTGCAGCATATTGGCCTGCACCACCCCCTCACTAGAACCAGCTCTAATTCGTGTCAGAAGTCACATCACTTGGTAAAAGGCAGGAAATGTGCTTTCCAGCTGTGTGGGGAGAAATTCTTTTCCTTATGGAGGAAGCAACATACCTGATTGCTTTGTTTACAAAATGAGATTGACCATTGTGCTGTTCTCTATTGTGCAGTTGTTTGCATTGGGCTTATTTACTTTAAAGGGATTTGTATTGTGAAAGTCTGACCTGCTTATCTCCTCTCCTACAGGACACCATCAACAATGTGAAGAGTCGCCTTGGTAAAAGTGTGCAGATCCAGACAATGCTGCGGGCGTTCGAGGCCCGTGACCGCAATCTACAGGAGAGTAACTTTGACAGGGTGAACTTCTGGTCGGTTATCAATCTCGTTGTTATGGTGTTGGTTTCAGCCCTTCAGGTCTACCTCGTCCGCTCGCTGTTCGAAGACAAAAGGAAAGTTCGTACATAACACCCCACCACTGTTGAGGGAAAGGGAGAAACTAACACAATTGCCCATTAATACCATACATTTGGAATTTTTCAGCTGGTCTTCTGGCTTGTGACTCTTTAACACAAGATGTCATGtatacatatgcacacacacattcagtctaAGATTCAACTGGAACTTGAGGATGAGGTTTGGAACAAGAACTGACCCCAAACACATGACTTCTTTTCTACAGGAAAGAAGTCTCTGTATCTCTAaaactatattttttttgtttattattcttCCTAGCTACTGTAGTTCTATACAGAAAGTGACATTACAAGCATGTTTCGGACTATTTTTCTAATGGAGTCTAAAGTTGCCAGGCCAAgatttgtccttttgtttgGACGAATATTGAGTGTTAAACAAAATTAGATGAAGAAATGGTGTGTTTGGAGAATTTCTTTCTGCCAAAGAAAAGCAGGAGATGCATGACGTCTTCCCCATGCTGtcaaaaatgtacatttttatgtaactACGATGCCTTAGTGATTTGAATTTAGCCTGCCAGCCTTTTTTTCAGTGTGAGAGAATATTTGAATCATTCTCCTGTTGCCACAAACATTTATGTTGTCACAACTGTGTCATGCTTAGATTCTAATACTGAAAAGTATCATTTTGGGAGGGATGTGCTGCTATTGCTGCTCTTTGGCATCCAGGAGCAAGAGTGTCTTAATGACTAGTGCCCTACTCTCCTTTGCCATGATTTGCGACTTGTatggctgccagctccactgTCCCAATGGCTGCTAGTGAGTGTCTTCTTACAGCCACCTACTGTGTGAAGATGTTGAGCCCGCCTGTCTATCTGGTGACAGGAGTCTATTTCTATCTTACTGACACCTGGAAGGTCATTACCACTACTACATTGCACTGCTTAGTTTAAGTTGCACAAATCATTCACAGCCTTGACATCAGCCTTCTACTAAATGTTCCTATGTGTGTATTTAATCAGAAAATACAGGTTTCAGGAGCAAACATTGCTTATTAACATCTGATTATTGCACCGTTTTTATGCCACAGAATaacattttttgtctttttgttacATAATTTAACACTTTGAGCTCTCAATTGTTTGGGGGAGGCCGAGGGGGAAACAACTTGTCTTGGTATCAGAGGCAGTAAAGAGATTTTTGAAATACAGATGCTACTGTGACTTGGTGTTTATAGTTTTTATATGCATTTCCTAAGCTACAATGATGAAACCTGGCTGGAAGCTTCATGTTGCTGTCTGAATTTGCGCTGTGCTCTAAGATAAACATCATACAGTGAGTTCATGCCTTTATTGTTTACACAGCCTTATGTTGGAAGTGCTTAAAAGTAGTAGAAGTTTTAAAATTAAACAATTTTGCTATTCAGTATGTGCATATATTACACTGATATTTGTGTATACCTACAGTAACACATCTGGTAGTGTAAAAGTGTCATTCTCTGACCTAGTTTCAGGGCTTATTCCTTATCCTTCAGCTGATGTCACCCTGGCATccagtgtttatgtgttgtttgtctgaaaAACTATCATGGATTTGttacaaaaaacattttctgaactATTTTAAAATTAATCAAAattctataaaaataaaatacattttaaaaactatttCTATGTTACTGAGATGTTTGAGTCAGCAACAACATTgtctgaaaaatattttttactaTTCTGAAGGTGCAGTGGAAGAAGCAAAAGTGATACAGTATTTATTCAGCTAATGTCCTATAGTTGTAAATGTGTATAAATTAAACAGTACAACCTTTTTCTGacctctgtgttttgttttgtgtgtaaaaaatgtattttgttttgcttaTATGTACAAAGGATCTGCCATTTTAGCAAAATCTGGTAGAAAATCCAGCATGCTACACTTCTACTTTTTGTCTCCTTGTGGGTGTGGGGTACAGAGGTGTGATGATAAACACTGTTCTAGTGCAAGTAAGGTACAGTGGATAGCTGAAAGGAAGGGAAAGTCTATTAGGGCTTGGCTGTTTTGTTATCTGCACACTGATTTATAATCCTTACAGGCCTTTCTGATGCTGCGTGGATGATGCAGTCTTCTGAGATGCTATTACAGTGCAATATCTATAAATACATGAAGCATATAAATTGTCCTTTTAACAAAACTGAACGTTACCGTGTATGTGGATTAGAGGAGATGGCAGATGGAAGAGGCGGACGTACTGTGGCAGTCGGTGTTAGCCGCTTCTTTGAGCTGACAGATTTACTGGCTTCCTGAGTTGTTACCAGGTGGGCAGGAGGCTGTGGTGTATAGACTGAAGAGCTGTTGTTATGATATTGATGACTCAGGAATATCACAACATGATGAACATTTTtgatatatttgtatttgtaagtTTCGAGCTTACCTTTTAGCAGGCCTGAATGATTTCATTAACGTTCACCACTGACACATTGACACAAATAACTGTCTGACTGACAGATAAATTGCAGCgctttttaaaaatacagataTAAACCCCAACAGCAGGGGACGCTGTGAGCGCTGATGTAGTGCTTTACTTCCGGGATAATGACGTGAAGAGATTGTAGCATCGTCGCTGAACGAAATCCCATCACCGGTAGGTGTACAAAATCCATGAAAATATTTATAAAGATATTATTGGCAGGTTTTAACATATCATCGGTTATATACACATGCGTAGCCATGGCCTGTCTTGTTGTTATCGTGGCGTTAAAACCGGAAGTGCCGGTAGTTCCGTAGCCCTGTTAGCCGTAAAAGCTCAGATCCATTCACTTGACAGCAGAGACATAAAAATCAAGGCCATGTTTAATGTAGGAGTTAGATCAATTAAATTTTTGTAGTTCAAAACCATCGAAAGGTTGGAGCTAATTCTGTGTTTAAATGGCAAATCTTCAATAAACCTCCACCT containing:
- the tmed5 gene encoding transmembrane emp24 domain-containing protein 5 produces the protein MELVRAFLCVLSVFMSLVSERFVVLAAFSQSMDSDFTFTLPAGRKECFYQTMKKDASLEIEYQVLDGAGLDVDFFISSPSGQLLFSDYRKSDGVHTLETEDGDYMFCFDNTFSAVSEKLIFFELILDNMDGDEDPDNWKEYVHGTDILDMKLEDIMDTINNVKSRLGKSVQIQTMLRAFEARDRNLQESNFDRVNFWSVINLVVMVLVSALQVYLVRSLFEDKRKVRT